From a region of the Marasmius oreades isolate 03SP1 chromosome 7, whole genome shotgun sequence genome:
- a CDS encoding uncharacterized protein (BUSCO:EOG09260AEC) codes for MSSEHVKVYTVNGATAGSSSSLPDWLTRKRTANSKKRKSQKEHYEGTIELIQGFEFPEASNKVRTTRDGTHVVATGTYKPQIRVWDLDQLSLKFERHTDTENVDFIMLSDDWTKSIHLQNDRTVELHTQGGFHYRTRIPRFGRSLAYHFPSCDALFSATGNEVYRLNLDQGRFMTPLVLEDTSGEGEIAGVNCVDINPAHQLFAFGVDGNGTTQFWDPRSRNCVGILRSRANKLSVLNNTASSSLGVTAISSRPDGLSYAIGTSTGHTLLYDIRATKPFAEKDQGYGLPVTSLTWIEGGSKMAGDGMILSADKKVIKIWDRASPSTNFCSITPANDLNHVNHIPGSGLLLTANEGIQMATYFVPQLGPAPRWASFLENITEEMEDGTSRNVYEDYKFVERTELARLGLDHLIGTPALKPYMHGYFVSLKLYDTARVIANPFAYAEHREKVIREKMDKLSETRIRSKKDNAASGIKVNKALAEKIFKEEEKAKRREERQRRKVKVKVKEDGEEEEEDSMAIDDAKPEDNAAQSLLNDPRFSKVFEDPEFEVDVNSREYALLNPSTVTQRNNRHDRGKTAVEDEEDESDKTSSDGLGESGSESKSENSDEDSSDAGELTKFDRRSRPGQKNVRAEEAYARTKQQNRKANVKLVPMRAQAGSTTVGDSKDVSFGQRRANSSGARSSKRQQEESGVEMTWIPSSSFKTSESINSKQKTGKIVRKGVETFGAGMERGGEEKPVTVSESDRKGRTHRRQGVRSGSKNVFRRM; via the exons ATGTCCTCAGAGCATGTCAAGGTCTACACCGTAAATGGTGCAACAGCaggctcctcctcctccctcccaGACTGGCTCACAAGAAAACGCACTGCCAATTCCAAAAAACGCAAGTCACAAAAGGAGCACTACGAAGGAACAATTGAGCTCATCCAAGGCTTTGAATTCCCTGAAGCATCCAATAAAGTCCGTACTACGAGAGATGGAACACATGTAGTTGCTACAGGGACATATAAGCCTCAGATCAGAGTCTGGGATCTCGACCAGCTGTCCTTAAAGTTTGAGAGGCACACAGATACAGAGAATGTGGATTTCATT ATGCTTTCGGATGACTGGACAAAATCAATTCACCTCCAAAACGACCGCACGGTCGAACTGCACACTCAAGGCGGATTTCATTACCGAACTCGTATCCCTCGATTCGGACGCTCTCTAGCCTACCATTTTCCTTCGTGTGATGCTCTTTTCTCAGCTACAGGAAATGAGGTTTATCGTCTCAACCTCGATCAAGGGAGGTTCATGACTCCCCTGGTCCTGGAAGATACAAGTGGGGAGGGAGAAATAGCGGGAGTCAACTGTGTAGACATTAATCCTGCCCACCAATTGTTTGCGTTTGGAGTGGATGGAAATGGGACGACTCAGTTTTGGGATCCGAGGTCGAGGAATTGCGTTGGCATCTTGCGGTCGCgtgctaacaagctgtcggTACTCAACAACACCGCCTCTTCCTCACTCGGTGTGACAGCGATATCTTCTCgaccagatggactttcgtaCGCTATCGGTACATCAACGGGACATACACTCTTATACGATATCCGTGCCACGAAACCGTTCGCGGAGAAGGATCAAGGATATGGGCTACCCGTCACGAGTTTAACTTGGATTGAAGGCGGAAGTAAGATGGCAGGGGACGGTATGATTTTGAGTGCCGACAAAAAGGTTATCAAGATTTGGGATCGGGCGTCG CCTTCGACGAACTTTTGCTCAATAACGCCAGCTAACGATCTTAATCACGTTAACCACATCCCCGGCAGCGGCCTGCTGCTCACAGCGAATGAAGGCATCCAAATGGCTACCTATTTCGTCCCTCAACTCGGACCTGCACCGCGATGGGCGAGTTTTCTGGAAAACATCACCGAAGAAATGGAGGATGGTACTTCTAGAAACGTTTACGAAGATTATAAATTCGTGGAGAGGACCGAACTTGCAAG ACTCGGATTAGACCATCTCATCGGAACTCCGGCATTGAAGCCCTATATGCATGGTTACTTCGTTTCATTGAAGCTTTACGATACCGCTCGTGTCATTGCCAACCCCTTCGCCTATGCTGAACACAGGGAGAAAGTGATACGAGAGAAGATGGATAAACTGTCAGAGACACGTATCAGGTCGAAGAAAGACAATGCTGCTTCGGGTATCAAGGTCAACAAAGCGTTGGCGGAAAAGATTTtcaaggaggaagagaaagcgaAGAGACGGGAGGAAAGGCAGCGACgaaaggtgaaggtgaaggtgaaggaagacggtgaagaggaggaggaagactcTATGGCCATTGACGATGCCAAACCGGAAGACAACGCCGCTCAATCTCTTCTCAACGACCCTCGATTCTCCAAAGTCTTTGAAGACCCTGAATTTGAGGTTGACGTCAACAGTAGAGAATACGCGTTACTCAACCCTTCAACCGTTACCCAACGGAATAACAGACACGATCGTGGCAAGACGGctgttgaggatgaagaagacgaaagtGATAAGACATCGTCCGATGGGCTTGGAGAGAGTGGCAGCGAAAGCAAAAGTGAAAACAGCGATGAGGATAGTAGTGATGCTGGTG AGCTGACCAAATTCGATCGACGCTCAAGACCCGGCCAGAAAAATGTTCGTGCAGAAGAAGCGTACGCACGCACGAAACAGCAAAACCGGAAAGCAAACGTAAAGTTGGTTCCTATGCGTGCACAAGCTGGTAGTACTACTGTCGGTGATTCGAAAGATGTTTCGTTTGGACAGCGTCGTGCGAATAGTAGTGGTGCGCGTAGTTCAAAGAGGCAACAAGAGGAATCAGGCGTGGAGATGACTTGGATACcgtcttcctccttcaagaCATCGGAGAGCATCAATTCGAAGCAGAAAACAGGGAAGATTGTGAGAAAGGGTGTTGAAACGTTCGGAGCTGGTATGGAGAGAGGTGGGGAAGAGAAGCCGGTGACGGTTTCGGAATCAGATCGGAAGGGAAGAACACATCGGCGACAAGGTGTGCGTAGTGGGAGTAAGAATGTATTTAGAAGGATGTAG